The genomic window GCAACGAGGCGATCCCCATTCTGCGCGCCGCGGTGATCGAATCGCAGACTGCCGACGTAGCAAATGTGAGCGGCGCGACGTACACGGCTGACGCGTATCTGGCGTCGCTGCAGTCTGCTCTAGA from Parvularcula marina includes these protein-coding regions:
- a CDS encoding FMN-binding protein gives rise to the protein MIESQTADVANVSGATYTADAYLASLQSALDAAGA